In Chiloscyllium punctatum isolate Juve2018m chromosome 10, sChiPun1.3, whole genome shotgun sequence, a single window of DNA contains:
- the LOC140482294 gene encoding dehydrogenase/reductase SDR family member 9-like isoform X1 translates to MKSNYGSHHLLYTHSKMLTFTLGFFLIWFLCWWMRDKLKIGNVSDKYVFITGCDTGFGNLAAKAFDVDGFRVLAGCLTEEGAQDLKKETSSRLKTIMLDITKSDSIENATDLIKVEVGNRGLWGLINNAGIAGIFCPTDWLQIEHFRRPIEVNLLGPIEITLKLLPLIKKARGRIVNVSSVLGRLSLTGGGYFPSKFGMEAFNDSLRRDMKHFGIKVSCIEPGMFVTKLTDCNLQRHGKQELWDHLSPDLKKQYGEKYLIQSDTRQENLVKKLSSTDLSKVVWCMEHALTAKYPRSRYSAGIDAKLLWIPMTYLPTFASDYLLAQDIVIDSTAI, encoded by the exons GTTCTCATCATTTACTCTATACTCATAGCAAAATGCTTACATTCACTCTGGGCTTCTTTTTAATCTGGTTTCTATGCTGGTGGATGCGAGACAAACTTAAGATAGGAAATGTCTCAGACAAGTATGTGTTCATCACTGGATGTGATACTGGGTTTGGAAATCTTGCTGCAAAAGCCTTTGATGTGGACGGATTTCGAGTGCTTGCTGGCTGCCTGACTGAGGAAGGGGCTCaagacttaaagaaagagacttCAAGCAGGTTGAAAACAATCATGTTGGATATAACAAAATCTGATAGTATTGAGAATGCAACCGATCTGATCAAAGTAGAAGTAGGAAACCGGG GTCTATGGGGATTAATAAACAATGCTGGAATAGCTGGAATATTCTGTCCCACAGATTGGCTACAGATTGAACATTTCAGAAGACCTATTGAAGTTAATTTATTGGGACCGATTGAAATTACATTAAAGTTGTTACCTCTGATTAAGAAAGCCAGAGGAAGAATAGTGAATGTAAGCAGTGTGCTTGGCCGATTATCATTGACTGGTGGAGGATACTTCCCATCAAAATTTGGAATGGAAGCTTTCAACGATAGTTTAAG GCGTGATATGAAGCATTTTGGAATAAAAGTGTCATGTATCGAGCCTGGGATGTTTGTAACCAAACTGACAGATTGCAACTTACAGCGTCATGGAAAGCAAGAGCTCTGGGATCATCTTTCACCTGACCTGAAAAAGCAATATGGAGAAAAATATTTAATACAAT CAGATACCAGACAGGAGAATTTAGTGAAGAAACTATCAAGTACAGACCTTTCCAAGGTGGTGTGGTGTATGGAACATGCTCTGACAGCAAAGTACCCTCGGTCCCGTTACAGTGCAGGCATTGATGCGAAGCTCCTGTGGATTCCAATGACTTACTTACCGACATTTGCTTCAGACTatctgttggctcaggatattGTAATAGATTCAACTGCTATATGA
- the LOC140482294 gene encoding dehydrogenase/reductase SDR family member 9-like isoform X2, translated as MKSNYGSHHLLYTHSKMLTFTLGFFLIWFLCWWMRDKLKIGNVSDKYVFITGCDTGFGNLAAKAFDVDGFRVLAGCLTEEGAQDLKKETSSRLKTIMLDITKSDSIENATDLIKVEVGNRGLWGLINNAGIAGIFCPTDWLQIEHFRRPIEVNLLGPIEITLKLLPLIKKARGRIVNVSSVLGRLSLTGGGYFPSKFGMEAFNDSLRRDMKHFGIKVSCIEPGMFVTKLTDCNLQRHGKQELWDHLSPDLKKQYGEKYLIQYTRQENLVKKLSSTDLSKVVWCMEHALTAKYPRSRYSAGIDAKLLWIPMTYLPTFASDYLLAQDIVIDSTAI; from the exons GTTCTCATCATTTACTCTATACTCATAGCAAAATGCTTACATTCACTCTGGGCTTCTTTTTAATCTGGTTTCTATGCTGGTGGATGCGAGACAAACTTAAGATAGGAAATGTCTCAGACAAGTATGTGTTCATCACTGGATGTGATACTGGGTTTGGAAATCTTGCTGCAAAAGCCTTTGATGTGGACGGATTTCGAGTGCTTGCTGGCTGCCTGACTGAGGAAGGGGCTCaagacttaaagaaagagacttCAAGCAGGTTGAAAACAATCATGTTGGATATAACAAAATCTGATAGTATTGAGAATGCAACCGATCTGATCAAAGTAGAAGTAGGAAACCGGG GTCTATGGGGATTAATAAACAATGCTGGAATAGCTGGAATATTCTGTCCCACAGATTGGCTACAGATTGAACATTTCAGAAGACCTATTGAAGTTAATTTATTGGGACCGATTGAAATTACATTAAAGTTGTTACCTCTGATTAAGAAAGCCAGAGGAAGAATAGTGAATGTAAGCAGTGTGCTTGGCCGATTATCATTGACTGGTGGAGGATACTTCCCATCAAAATTTGGAATGGAAGCTTTCAACGATAGTTTAAG GCGTGATATGAAGCATTTTGGAATAAAAGTGTCATGTATCGAGCCTGGGATGTTTGTAACCAAACTGACAGATTGCAACTTACAGCGTCATGGAAAGCAAGAGCTCTGGGATCATCTTTCACCTGACCTGAAAAAGCAATATGGAGAAAAATATTTAATACAAT ATACCAGACAGGAGAATTTAGTGAAGAAACTATCAAGTACAGACCTTTCCAAGGTGGTGTGGTGTATGGAACATGCTCTGACAGCAAAGTACCCTCGGTCCCGTTACAGTGCAGGCATTGATGCGAAGCTCCTGTGGATTCCAATGACTTACTTACCGACATTTGCTTCAGACTatctgttggctcaggatattGTAATAGATTCAACTGCTATATGA
- the LOC140482294 gene encoding dehydrogenase/reductase SDR family member 9-like isoform X3, whose amino-acid sequence MLTFTLGFFLIWFLCWWMRDKLKIGNVSDKYVFITGCDTGFGNLAAKAFDVDGFRVLAGCLTEEGAQDLKKETSSRLKTIMLDITKSDSIENATDLIKVEVGNRGLWGLINNAGIAGIFCPTDWLQIEHFRRPIEVNLLGPIEITLKLLPLIKKARGRIVNVSSVLGRLSLTGGGYFPSKFGMEAFNDSLRRDMKHFGIKVSCIEPGMFVTKLTDCNLQRHGKQELWDHLSPDLKKQYGEKYLIQSDTRQENLVKKLSSTDLSKVVWCMEHALTAKYPRSRYSAGIDAKLLWIPMTYLPTFASDYLLAQDIVIDSTAI is encoded by the exons ATGCTTACATTCACTCTGGGCTTCTTTTTAATCTGGTTTCTATGCTGGTGGATGCGAGACAAACTTAAGATAGGAAATGTCTCAGACAAGTATGTGTTCATCACTGGATGTGATACTGGGTTTGGAAATCTTGCTGCAAAAGCCTTTGATGTGGACGGATTTCGAGTGCTTGCTGGCTGCCTGACTGAGGAAGGGGCTCaagacttaaagaaagagacttCAAGCAGGTTGAAAACAATCATGTTGGATATAACAAAATCTGATAGTATTGAGAATGCAACCGATCTGATCAAAGTAGAAGTAGGAAACCGGG GTCTATGGGGATTAATAAACAATGCTGGAATAGCTGGAATATTCTGTCCCACAGATTGGCTACAGATTGAACATTTCAGAAGACCTATTGAAGTTAATTTATTGGGACCGATTGAAATTACATTAAAGTTGTTACCTCTGATTAAGAAAGCCAGAGGAAGAATAGTGAATGTAAGCAGTGTGCTTGGCCGATTATCATTGACTGGTGGAGGATACTTCCCATCAAAATTTGGAATGGAAGCTTTCAACGATAGTTTAAG GCGTGATATGAAGCATTTTGGAATAAAAGTGTCATGTATCGAGCCTGGGATGTTTGTAACCAAACTGACAGATTGCAACTTACAGCGTCATGGAAAGCAAGAGCTCTGGGATCATCTTTCACCTGACCTGAAAAAGCAATATGGAGAAAAATATTTAATACAAT CAGATACCAGACAGGAGAATTTAGTGAAGAAACTATCAAGTACAGACCTTTCCAAGGTGGTGTGGTGTATGGAACATGCTCTGACAGCAAAGTACCCTCGGTCCCGTTACAGTGCAGGCATTGATGCGAAGCTCCTGTGGATTCCAATGACTTACTTACCGACATTTGCTTCAGACTatctgttggctcaggatattGTAATAGATTCAACTGCTATATGA